In Candidatus Bathyarchaeota archaeon, one DNA window encodes the following:
- a CDS encoding ZIP family metal transporter, producing MDGFTCSMAAVISLSLLSLVGLFFISLKEETVHMLLFYLVSFACGAIFGAAYFDLIPESIELIGLEGALIYIVLGFVFFYFLERSLYWFHGHGHLRGDGHVELDGSDERLGVKSFAYLNLVGDGVHNLIDGMVVGASFLVSVSAGLVAALAVAFHELPQEIGDFAVLLYGGLEKSKALIFNFITALTAVIGVVLVHFIFSSSHFLGLLIGFAGGGFTYISAAELIPELQRERSLFKSWIQFLLFILALLFIWGLVSIPMGD from the coding sequence TTGGACGGCTTCACATGTTCCATGGCGGCTGTAATCTCTTTAAGTCTATTATCTCTGGTGGGCCTGTTCTTCATATCTCTCAAAGAGGAGACCGTGCACATGCTTCTCTTCTACCTGGTAAGTTTCGCCTGCGGAGCCATTTTTGGCGCTGCTTACTTCGATCTAATCCCGGAGTCCATTGAGCTTATAGGTTTGGAGGGGGCCCTAATCTACATCGTTTTAGGCTTCGTCTTCTTCTACTTCTTGGAGCGCTCCCTCTACTGGTTCCACGGCCACGGGCATCTGCGCGGCGATGGCCATGTGGAGTTGGATGGCTCGGATGAGAGGCTTGGAGTTAAGAGCTTTGCCTATCTGAACCTCGTAGGGGATGGCGTGCACAACTTGATAGATGGGATGGTCGTGGGGGCGAGCTTCCTCGTATCGGTCAGCGCGGGCTTGGTGGCTGCTCTGGCCGTTGCCTTCCATGAGTTGCCCCAGGAGATAGGCGACTTCGCCGTCCTGCTTTACGGGGGGTTGGAGAAGTCTAAAGCCCTAATATTTAATTTCATAACTGCCTTGACAGCGGTTATAGGGGTCGTATTAGTGCATTTCATCTTCTCATCAAGCCATTTTCTAGGCTTACTGATAGGTTTCGCGGGGGGCGGATTCACCTATATCTCAGCGGCTGAGCTTATACCTGAGCTCCAGAGGGAAAGATCCCTATTCAAGTCCTGGATTCAGTTCCTACTATTTATACTCGCATTACTCTTCATCTGGGGTTTAGTGAGCATCCCTATGGGGGATTAA
- a CDS encoding cation transporter, translating to MSRLGSRSQEEQHSIHPHSVKVAEQRNLAAAMALTSSIMAVEVVGGILSNSLALLSDAWHMFADLTALVLCYMAGRVSMRPATWDKTYGYYRVEVLAALLNGATLVAVALFIFYEAVERLTSTPTVHGGHMLLVASIGLTANLASMTIISRRMLSLNVKAAFLHVLSDALSSMGVIAAAITIYLTGWSIIDPIIGIVIGAVIIYGASRMLGTVVNILLEGTPKHIDPKRLIERLRGIEGILDVHDLHVWSITSYVHVLSAHIVLSEKAMGNRDTLLNDIKRILKDEYGISHSTLQMEGEGYREVGEICSI from the coding sequence GTGTCCCGCTTAGGATCTCGGAGCCAAGAGGAGCAACATTCCATCCATCCTCACAGCGTTAAGGTGGCTGAGCAGAGGAACCTAGCCGCGGCCATGGCCCTGACCTCTTCTATAATGGCCGTGGAGGTGGTAGGGGGCATCCTATCCAATAGTCTTGCCCTGCTCAGCGATGCTTGGCATATGTTCGCTGATCTAACAGCCCTAGTCCTTTGCTACATGGCAGGGAGGGTTTCCATGAGACCTGCGACGTGGGATAAGACCTATGGATACTATCGAGTTGAGGTCTTAGCCGCCCTCCTGAACGGGGCAACCCTGGTGGCGGTGGCACTATTCATATTCTACGAGGCCGTGGAGAGGCTCACCTCAACCCCCACGGTACATGGGGGCCACATGCTCCTAGTAGCCTCAATAGGGTTGACAGCAAACTTAGCATCCATGACGATAATATCCCGGAGGATGCTGAGCCTGAACGTCAAAGCGGCCTTCCTCCACGTCCTAAGCGACGCCCTATCCTCAATGGGCGTGATAGCCGCTGCCATCACGATATATCTGACGGGCTGGTCCATAATCGACCCCATCATAGGGATCGTAATCGGGGCGGTGATAATCTATGGAGCCAGCAGGATGCTGGGAACAGTGGTTAACATACTCCTCGAGGGGACGCCTAAACATATAGATCCGAAGAGGCTCATCGAGAGGTTGAGGGGCATCGAAGGGATCCTAGACGTCCACGACCTCCACGTATGGAGCATAACCAGCTATGTCCACGTATTAAGCGCCCACATAGTCCTATCTGAAAAAGCCATGGGGAACCGGGACACCCTGCTAAACGATATTAAGAGGATCCTGAAGGATGAGTACGGCATCTCCCATTCCACGCTACAGATGGAGGGGGAAGGCTATCGAGAGGTAGGTGAGATATGCTCGATCTAG
- a CDS encoding AbrB/MazE/SpoVT family DNA-binding domain-containing protein, which produces MKEKYEVKVTSKGQLTLPKTLREKLRIGKGSKVILELREREVVLKLEGTSIIDRLVGLGKTSKSSLELHREFLKEWEK; this is translated from the coding sequence ATGAAGGAAAAATATGAAGTTAAGGTCACAAGTAAAGGACAGCTAACGCTACCTAAGACGTTAAGGGAGAAGCTGAGAATAGGTAAGGGCAGTAAAGTTATCTTAGAACTGAGGGAAAGGGAAGTAGTTCTGAAACTGGAAGGGACGAGCATTATAGATAGACTGGTGGGCTTAGGAAAAACTAGTAAAAGCAGTCTAGAGCTGCACAGGGAATTCCTTAAAGAATGGGAGAAGTGA
- a CDS encoding PIN domain-containing protein: MKIVIDANVFLNVIFEEEGFLESSKRLLKLVEQNRFRGYISSVTLSEITWVVHRESGYRKAREALSYLKDLSELGLIKVIPLDEEIVSGMLECVEKYNLSLVDSLVLSTVMNIGADALVTRDESFRRVREVEVKIPEELV; this comes from the coding sequence ATGAAAATAGTTATAGATGCGAACGTATTCCTTAACGTGATTTTCGAAGAAGAGGGGTTTTTAGAATCTTCAAAGAGACTGCTTAAACTCGTCGAGCAGAATAGGTTTAGAGGGTACATCTCATCGGTTACATTATCAGAGATAACTTGGGTGGTCCATAGGGAATCAGGTTACAGGAAGGCGAGGGAGGCTTTAAGCTATTTGAAGGATCTATCTGAATTAGGTTTAATCAAGGTAATTCCATTAGATGAAGAAATTGTCTCTGGAATGTTGGAGTGCGTTGAAAAATACAATTTGAGTTTGGTGGATTCATTGGTTTTATCGACCGTGATGAATATCGGGGCCGACGCCCTGGTGACAAGGGATGAATCATTCAGGAGGGTTAGAGAGGTGGAGGTTAAAATCCCTGAGGAGCTGGTATAG
- a CDS encoding DsrE/DsrF/DrsH-like family protein, whose translation MMWVKTMPKLSIIISSDKLDKLYPAAILASTAAAMDWRAELFFTFWGLFALKKGYEPKNVSGDYSQYEDAIIGSVESGSLPSWRSLMENAKKTGKVRMYACSTTLNTFGMKREDLEELVDEIVGAATFLSKARDADVTLFIS comes from the coding sequence ATGATGTGGGTGAAAACCATGCCAAAACTATCCATCATAATCTCCTCCGATAAGCTAGACAAACTTTATCCAGCCGCCATACTGGCCAGCACCGCCGCGGCCATGGACTGGAGGGCGGAACTATTCTTCACCTTCTGGGGCCTATTCGCATTAAAGAAGGGCTACGAGCCCAAAAATGTGAGTGGGGATTACTCCCAATACGAAGACGCCATAATAGGCTCGGTGGAGTCGGGCAGCCTACCCAGTTGGAGAAGCCTCATGGAAAACGCTAAGAAAACGGGGAAAGTAAGGATGTACGCCTGCTCCACGACCCTGAACACCTTCGGAATGAAGAGGGAGGACCTGGAGGAGCTCGTAGATGAGATAGTGGGGGCGGCCACGTTCCTCTCCAAGGCCAGGGATGCGGATGTTACCCTATTCATATCTTAG
- a CDS encoding sulfurtransferase TusA family protein has protein sequence MAEDGKVVVVDARFKSCPGPLIAASEAAKRAEPGQVMRILVTDPAAPSDIREWALEVGHKPLKISEREGVYEIEIEIR, from the coding sequence ATGGCTGAAGACGGGAAGGTAGTGGTGGTGGATGCGAGGTTCAAGTCGTGTCCAGGCCCCCTGATAGCGGCGAGCGAAGCGGCTAAGAGAGCTGAGCCCGGCCAGGTTATGAGGATTTTAGTCACAGATCCAGCCGCCCCGTCCGATATAAGGGAGTGGGCCCTAGAGGTTGGGCATAAACCCTTAAAGATATCCGAGCGCGAAGGTGTATACGAGATAGAAATAGAGATAAGGTGA
- a CDS encoding cysteine desulfurase — protein MRSVRGLIDLHRETEREVYLDSENSGLVFPEALEELLRAYRTAGYGNPSITHKVGWESYEAVYQASEGLSRILNASPVELAYTHGATEANNLAILGSAKANKTSRRKIITSSIEHLSVIFPAERLQERGYRIVKIPVDQDGFVDRDQLEMEADDNTFLVSIGAVNHEIGVIQDLRELAETVKDRDPFILFHTDMADALGRIRINLKELNVDLASFSSHKVYGPKGAGLLYVKEGVNLEPVIHGQLSSQRLWPGVENIPSIVGFAKAAEAMENLDKTKLIKLRDKLIEGITSRVEDVILNGPRGSGRAPDNVNISFLYVEGEALVVELSMRGIYASSGSACTSRILQPSHVLLAIGRRYEEAHGSLLMKVTPFHDEEDVDYVLRHVPEGVARLRSLSPIRRV, from the coding sequence ATCAGAAGCGTGAGAGGCCTAATAGATCTCCACAGGGAGACGGAGCGGGAAGTCTATTTAGACTCGGAGAACTCGGGCCTGGTATTCCCGGAGGCCTTGGAGGAGCTGCTTAGAGCCTATCGTACAGCCGGCTACGGAAACCCATCTATAACCCATAAGGTAGGATGGGAATCCTACGAAGCCGTCTATCAGGCATCGGAAGGGTTATCAAGGATCTTGAACGCCTCGCCCGTGGAGTTAGCGTATACCCATGGGGCCACCGAGGCGAACAACCTCGCGATCCTCGGATCTGCAAAGGCGAACAAGACGAGTAGGAGGAAGATCATCACATCGAGCATAGAGCATCTCAGCGTGATATTCCCGGCTGAGAGGCTTCAAGAACGGGGCTACAGGATCGTGAAGATCCCCGTGGATCAGGATGGCTTCGTGGATCGGGACCAGTTGGAGATGGAGGCGGATGATAATACGTTCCTGGTCAGCATAGGGGCGGTGAATCATGAGATAGGCGTAATCCAGGACTTAAGGGAGCTCGCTGAAACCGTGAAGGATCGGGATCCTTTCATCCTGTTCCACACGGATATGGCTGACGCCCTAGGCAGGATCAGGATAAACCTTAAGGAGCTCAACGTGGACCTTGCGAGTTTCAGTAGCCATAAAGTATACGGGCCTAAAGGGGCGGGCCTTCTCTACGTGAAGGAGGGGGTAAACCTCGAACCCGTGATACATGGACAGTTGAGCTCCCAGAGGCTCTGGCCAGGGGTTGAGAACATTCCATCCATAGTTGGATTCGCGAAGGCCGCTGAAGCCATGGAGAATCTAGATAAGACCAAGCTCATAAAGCTCAGGGACAAGCTGATAGAAGGCATAACCTCACGGGTGGAGGATGTGATCCTCAACGGTCCGAGGGGATCAGGGAGGGCTCCAGACAACGTGAACATATCCTTCCTGTACGTGGAGGGTGAAGCCTTGGTAGTGGAGCTGAGCATGAGGGGAATTTACGCCTCCAGCGGGAGTGCTTGCACCAGCAGGATCCTGCAGCCGAGCCACGTACTATTAGCCATAGGGAGGAGATACGAGGAGGCCCATGGAAGCCTCCTCATGAAGGTTACACCCTTCCACGATGAGGAAGACGTAGACTACGTCCTGAGGCATGTACCCGAGGGTGTGGCCCGCCTGAGATCCCTAAGCCCAATAAGGAGAGTGTGA
- a CDS encoding iron-sulfur cluster assembly scaffold protein: MSSRVPLTYSPKVLELFRNPKNLGRIEGANAQAIAGSLACGDMIAVYLKVNDETHRIEDASFESYGCAANIAAASIMTEMIKGRTLREAWEISWKQISDELGGLPVVKYHCGVLAVGALRRAIRGYFKGRETPEWLPGNLTPDEKHALEEEKLMEILSKKTK, encoded by the coding sequence TTGTCCAGTAGGGTACCATTAACCTACAGCCCCAAGGTCCTGGAGCTTTTCAGGAATCCCAAGAACTTGGGAAGGATCGAAGGGGCGAACGCCCAAGCCATAGCTGGAAGCCTGGCCTGCGGAGACATGATCGCGGTGTATCTGAAGGTGAACGATGAAACCCATAGGATAGAGGATGCTTCCTTTGAAAGCTACGGATGCGCCGCGAACATCGCGGCCGCAAGCATAATGACAGAGATGATCAAAGGGAGAACCCTGAGGGAGGCGTGGGAGATAAGCTGGAAACAGATATCGGATGAGCTGGGAGGATTACCAGTGGTGAAGTACCACTGCGGCGTATTAGCTGTAGGAGCCCTGAGGAGAGCCATAAGGGGATACTTTAAAGGGAGAGAGACGCCGGAGTGGCTGCCCGGAAACCTAACTCCAGACGAGAAACACGCATTAGAAGAAGAGAAACTAATGGAGATCCTCTCAAAGAAGACGAAATAA
- a CDS encoding aldehyde ferredoxin oxidoreductase family protein, with amino-acid sequence MSLEGKGYTGRILYADLSDESFKTDTWDEKIARLLLGGKGLGAWLLYRMTEPGLDPLAPEAPLIFATGPLTGTVTPCSKFAVIGKSPATGTIDDSYSGSFFGPELKYSGYDAVVVTGRSEEPVVMVIEDGEARLEPADDLWGLKTDEAEAKLNRRFKGFKFAEIGPAGERMAKIASIFSNWRCAGRGGLGAVMGSKGLKAIAVKGSKPVRVADPERFERMAWIAFRAIRMSEATVRSLPRYGTANILLTINEAGALPTRNFQTGRFEGAEEISGEAFKKTLWRKDFACSMGCNIYCSKIAEFNGLTVDGPDYETIYALGSNLGLADRETICKANLLCDQYGIDSISTGVIIAYVMELYQRGMISEEDLDGIRPVWGDKEAIISLTDKIGRGDGVGRALQEGVKRLSERYPGSEGFAMHVKGLEMPAYEPRAAQGMGLCYAISERGACHLRAYTAGMELLGYGGGADPTSYDQSKVQLAIDRQDEKAVTDSSVLCFFTLYGMKLKEVYQMIVPCTGFNYGSVEEVKQLGARVITLTRLFNVREGFTRKDDTLPRRCLEEPLPEGPYKGQVTHLEPMLNKYYELRGWDEDGIPTEETVKITGLKDIL; translated from the coding sequence ATGAGTCTGGAGGGGAAGGGTTACACGGGGAGGATCCTTTACGCCGACCTATCCGATGAATCCTTTAAGACGGATACTTGGGATGAGAAGATAGCGAGGCTCCTCCTGGGAGGTAAAGGGCTGGGCGCCTGGCTCTTATACAGGATGACGGAGCCGGGCTTAGATCCCTTGGCGCCTGAGGCGCCCCTCATATTCGCTACGGGGCCGCTCACCGGGACGGTTACCCCATGTAGCAAGTTCGCGGTCATAGGCAAGAGCCCCGCCACGGGGACCATAGATGACAGTTATTCCGGGAGCTTCTTCGGGCCCGAGCTTAAATACTCAGGCTACGACGCCGTCGTGGTGACGGGTAGGAGTGAGGAACCTGTTGTGATGGTTATAGAGGATGGGGAGGCGAGGCTTGAACCCGCAGACGACCTGTGGGGGCTTAAGACCGATGAGGCGGAGGCCAAGCTGAACAGGAGATTTAAGGGTTTCAAGTTCGCTGAGATAGGCCCGGCTGGGGAGAGGATGGCTAAGATAGCCTCCATCTTCTCCAACTGGAGATGCGCGGGTAGGGGTGGTTTAGGAGCGGTCATGGGCTCCAAGGGGTTGAAGGCGATAGCTGTTAAGGGGAGTAAGCCCGTCAGGGTGGCCGATCCTGAAAGGTTTGAACGCATGGCTTGGATCGCCTTCAGGGCTATCAGGATGAGCGAGGCCACGGTCAGGAGCCTACCCCGATACGGGACCGCTAACATCCTCCTAACCATAAACGAGGCGGGAGCCCTTCCAACCAGGAACTTCCAAACCGGGAGGTTTGAAGGGGCCGAGGAGATCTCGGGGGAAGCCTTCAAGAAGACCCTTTGGAGGAAGGACTTCGCCTGCAGCATGGGCTGCAACATATATTGCAGTAAGATAGCCGAGTTCAACGGCTTAACGGTGGACGGCCCGGACTATGAAACCATATACGCCCTAGGCTCCAACCTGGGTTTAGCCGACCGTGAAACCATATGTAAGGCGAACCTCCTATGCGACCAGTACGGCATAGACAGCATAAGCACGGGCGTCATAATAGCCTATGTGATGGAGCTCTATCAGAGGGGCATGATCTCCGAGGAGGATCTCGACGGGATCAGGCCTGTATGGGGAGACAAGGAGGCGATAATATCCCTGACGGATAAGATAGGCAGGGGGGATGGGGTAGGCCGAGCCCTCCAGGAGGGTGTTAAGAGGCTCAGCGAAAGATATCCTGGGAGCGAGGGTTTCGCTATGCACGTTAAAGGCTTGGAGATGCCGGCCTACGAGCCCAGAGCGGCCCAAGGCATGGGCCTATGCTACGCCATATCAGAGAGAGGGGCCTGCCATCTCAGAGCCTACACCGCCGGGATGGAGCTTCTAGGCTATGGGGGCGGAGCCGATCCCACATCCTATGACCAGAGCAAGGTCCAATTAGCCATAGACAGGCAGGACGAGAAAGCCGTAACGGACAGCTCTGTCCTATGCTTCTTCACTTTGTATGGTATGAAGCTCAAGGAGGTCTATCAGATGATCGTGCCATGCACGGGCTTCAACTATGGGAGCGTGGAGGAGGTTAAGCAGCTCGGTGCGAGGGTAATAACCCTCACCAGGCTGTTTAACGTCAGGGAGGGCTTCACCCGTAAAGATGACACTCTGCCCAGGAGGTGCTTGGAGGAACCCCTCCCCGAAGGCCCATACAAGGGGCAGGTAACCCATCTGGAACCTATGTTAAACAAGTATTACGAGCTCAGGGGATGGGATGAGGATGGGATACCCACGGAGGAAACCGTTAAGATAACTGGTCTGAAAGATATACTGTGA
- a CDS encoding 4Fe-4S dicluster domain-containing protein encodes MSLSTVGKEIRLSKVVNPQDGRAVVVAADHGYMLGVIPGVENLEATLRKIILGGPDAILVSPGQARELNHLFHGRNAPALLVRSDWSNWGRDKTYTLPARSVERIGVAEARDALLLGASGVVVYYFIGYGEEIKEARHMESLAAFARGCDRVGMPFIVEPVPFGERITGANFAELVKVVVRMAVEAGADAIKAPYTGDPETFREVVEAAEGVPVMILGGAKAKTMRDAMEVVVESLEAGGAGVVFGRQVVQAEDPTAFIAAMRGIVHEGKSISEALRATIPGPVRIQVNRNNCIGCRICEAICTESHGLSFIPSKARLHVDYAPPTTYTPFVCTLCGFCVKECPTQALEFDGELRYVRLIPEKCIKCRRCVEVCPVKVIRWDDAGDLPLVCDMCQGSPKCAEWCPTEALKITPYKT; translated from the coding sequence TTGTCGCTCTCAACCGTTGGAAAGGAGATCAGGCTGAGCAAGGTCGTCAACCCCCAGGATGGGAGGGCCGTGGTCGTAGCCGCCGATCACGGATACATGCTAGGCGTGATCCCAGGGGTTGAGAACCTCGAAGCCACCTTGAGGAAGATAATACTAGGCGGACCCGACGCCATACTTGTAAGTCCGGGACAGGCTAGGGAGCTGAACCATTTATTCCACGGCCGGAACGCCCCGGCTCTCCTGGTTAGGTCCGACTGGTCCAACTGGGGCAGGGATAAGACATATACGCTTCCAGCGAGGAGCGTTGAAAGGATAGGCGTTGCCGAGGCCAGGGATGCCCTCCTCCTAGGGGCCTCAGGGGTCGTGGTCTACTACTTCATAGGCTACGGCGAAGAGATTAAGGAGGCCCGCCACATGGAGTCCCTCGCAGCCTTCGCCAGGGGATGCGACCGCGTAGGGATGCCCTTCATAGTTGAGCCGGTCCCATTCGGGGAGAGGATCACGGGTGCCAATTTCGCCGAGCTGGTTAAAGTTGTTGTGAGGATGGCTGTGGAGGCTGGAGCAGACGCAATAAAGGCGCCCTACACAGGGGATCCCGAGACCTTCAGGGAGGTCGTCGAGGCCGCTGAAGGGGTTCCCGTCATGATACTTGGAGGAGCTAAGGCTAAGACCATGAGGGATGCCATGGAGGTGGTGGTGGAATCCCTGGAGGCCGGAGGGGCGGGGGTCGTCTTCGGCAGGCAGGTGGTTCAGGCGGAGGATCCCACAGCTTTCATCGCCGCCATGAGGGGGATAGTCCATGAAGGAAAGAGCATAAGCGAAGCCTTAAGGGCTACCATACCGGGGCCCGTAAGGATCCAGGTGAACAGGAACAATTGCATAGGCTGCCGCATCTGCGAGGCCATATGCACGGAGAGCCACGGCTTAAGCTTCATCCCATCGAAGGCTAGGCTCCATGTGGACTATGCTCCACCCACCACATATACGCCGTTCGTATGCACCCTGTGCGGATTCTGCGTAAAGGAATGCCCCACCCAAGCTTTAGAGTTCGACGGGGAGCTCCGCTACGTACGATTAATACCTGAGAAGTGTATTAAATGCAGGAGGTGCGTGGAGGTCTGCCCCGTTAAGGTGATCCGATGGGACGATGCGGGTGATCTACCCCTCGTATGCGATATGTGCCAGGGGTCGCCTAAATGCGCCGAATGGTGCCCTACGGAAGCCTTGAAGATAACCCCATATAAAACATGA
- a CDS encoding TatD family hydrolase encodes MEFHLFDTHAHLEWSDFDLDRCEVIRRAVGRGVKGIVNVGYNLESSLKALELARSNTGIYAAVGIHPHEAYSVNPDALGFLEDLSRDPKVVAIGEIGLDYYRGLSPRGLQISAFKAQLELAYALNLPVIIHCREAHNDLLEILRGYKAEIRGIMHCFSGSYETAKQCMALNFYISFAGPVTYPNAKRLERIVYNMPMERLLIETDSPWLAPQPVRGRRNEPSHIVYIAERIAEIKDTSIRDVADSTTRNAEAILGLTTPQG; translated from the coding sequence TTGGAGTTTCACCTGTTCGATACTCACGCCCATCTGGAATGGAGCGACTTCGACTTGGACAGATGTGAAGTGATAAGGCGTGCCGTAGGCAGGGGTGTCAAAGGGATCGTTAACGTGGGCTACAATCTGGAATCCAGCCTGAAAGCTTTGGAGCTGGCCCGCTCAAACACGGGCATATACGCTGCGGTGGGGATACACCCCCATGAAGCATACTCAGTGAACCCCGATGCTCTGGGATTCCTGGAAGATTTGAGCCGGGATCCAAAGGTAGTGGCGATCGGGGAGATAGGCCTAGACTACTACAGGGGCCTCTCCCCGAGGGGCCTCCAGATCTCAGCCTTTAAAGCCCAGCTGGAGCTGGCATACGCCTTGAACCTGCCCGTAATAATTCATTGCAGGGAGGCCCACAACGACCTATTAGAGATACTTCGAGGATACAAGGCTGAGATAAGGGGAATAATGCACTGCTTCAGTGGGAGCTATGAAACGGCTAAGCAGTGCATGGCCTTAAACTTTTACATATCCTTCGCCGGCCCCGTAACCTATCCGAACGCCAAGAGACTTGAAAGGATCGTGTATAACATGCCTATGGAGAGGCTTCTAATAGAGACGGACTCCCCCTGGTTGGCACCCCAGCCGGTTAGAGGTAGAAGGAACGAGCCCTCTCACATCGTGTACATAGCCGAGAGGATAGCGGAGATCAAGGATACAAGCATAAGGGATGTAGCAGACTCCACTACGAGGAACGCCGAGGCGATACTGGGATTAACCACGCCACAGGGATAA